Part of the Variovorax sp. PAMC 28711 genome is shown below.
ATTGCTCAGGACGTCCATCGCGTTGGGCAGGTGGTGCCAGGCGCGGTCGTCTGCGAAGAGCGATGCGCCAGCGTGCACGCCCGTGAGCGCGGGACCGAGGACGGCCACGCCCGACAACAACAGGAAGGCGAAAAAGAGGCCGCGTTCGCGACGGCTGGGACTGGACAGTTGCATGGCAAGCTCCGGGGACTGAGGAGGAAGCAATGTAGGTTTGCAACTGCCGCCATGGCGCTGAAAATCGATACGGCGCGAATCTTCACAACCTTCGGTACCGAATTTCAATACCCATCGCTTGCCATGAGCACCACCATCGACCTCGTCCTCGCCCTCAAGGCCGAACTCAAGAACGCGCGCATGACCTATGCCGACCTCGCGCGGTCGCTCGACATGGCCGAGTCCAGCGTCAAGCGCATGCTGGCCAAGGGCGACATGCCGCTGTCGCGCGTCGATGCCATCTGCCGCGCGCTGAAGATGGACTTCGCCGACCTCGCGCGTCGCGTGGCCGATGCGCAGCCGCTGGTGCGGGAACTCACGCACGAGCAGGAGAAAGCCGTGGTGAAAGACAAGAAGCTGCTGCTGGTCGCCATCAACGTGCTGAGCCAGTGGACGCTGGAGCAGATCACCGCGGCCTACCGCATCACCGAGGCGGAGTGCATCGGCTGCTTCGCCCAGCTCGACCGCATCGGCATCATCGAACTGCGACCGATGAACCGCTACCGGCTCAAGCTGGCGAAGACCTTCCGCTGGCGTCCGCACGGGCCGTTCATGGAATTCTTCCGAGACCACGTGGTGCTCGACTACTACCGCGGCGGCTTCGACGGACCCGCCGAAGCATTGATGCTGGTGCACGGCACCATCAGCCGCGCGCTCGCACCGTCGTTTCGCGAGCGCATGCAGCGGGTGGCGCAAGACTTCGCGCAGCAGCACCAGACCGACCAGAAGCTCGCGCCGAAAGACGTGGAGGGCTACACGCTGGTGCTGGGCATGCGCAACTGGGAGTTCGAGGGCTTCACGCGGTTGCGCCGTTAGGCGCACGTTGCATCACACGAATACGAGGGTTATCCCGGAAATTTGTAACAAATACTAGCTTTACACAAATGTTAACCGCCTTAAAATCGTATCTGCAGAAAGCGGGCGTCTCCCAGATGGCCCCACCCAGAGCGCAACCTCCCATGAACGCTCAGGTCAGCCGGCTCCGGCTGGTCAACTGCAAACCTTTATCGCCGACTGGAGAGCCGTCACCCAGCGTGACGCACCGAAGGAGCAAATCCGCCGCATCGCGTGACGGGTGAATCTCTCAGGTACCAAGGACAGCGGGAGCGGCACACAGTGAATTCAGCTTTCGGCTGTCCATACCCCGGACAGCCGCGCGCGCGTTTCACGCAATCCCACAAGGATTCGACATGCGAGTGGTTGTACTCGGCGCCGGAATGCTCGGCGTCACCTCGGCGTATTACCTGGCCCAACTCGGCCACGAAGTGACGGTGATCGATCGCCACGCCACGCCTTGCGCCAAGGCGCGAGGCCGTGTCGAAGCGGTCGTCAAGCCGCCCATGCGGCCTGTGTTGCTGGCGACGCCGCCGGACCGTCTCAACGCGATCGTTGCGGCGATCCGGCGCACCGCGCGCGAAAAGCTCGGCCGCTTCGGCAGCATCTTCGAGGTGCCCCGCCCCGATCCGGTCGAAAACAGGGTGCGTCTCTTGGCCTACAGCCGCGCGACCGAGCGCGCCCTGCACGACGAAGCCGGCGCCCCGGCGCCGTCGGGCAGTGCCGGACTGTTGAAGTTCTACATGGACCCGCGTGCCTTCGAATGCCTGGAAAAGCGGGCGCCGCGCCTGAATGCGCTGGGCTGCGAGGCGCAGCTGGTGTCCGCCGACGAGGCGGTGCGCATCGAGCCTGCGCTGATCGCGATGCGCCCGCAAATCGCCGGCGGCACCTTCCTGGCCAACGATCCGCCGCGCGATCCGGCACCGGCAGCCACCCGCATGGTGTTTCTGTGCCGGGCCGCGGGCGTTCGCTTCCTGTCGAACCACACGGTCGTGGCGCTGCACGCGCACGAGGGCCGCATTTCGCACGTCGACCTCGTCGACCCGAACGGACAGTTGCTGGAATGGCGCGCCCAGGCGTATGTCATGGCGCTCGGCACGGGTAGCGCCGAGCATGCCGACGCGCTCGGCATCGAAATGCCGCTACACGCCGAGCATGAATACATCGTCACGCTGCCGATCAAGAACGCCGCGCGCGCGCCGCATGTCGGACTGCACGACGCGAGCGGCAAGCTGCGCATCACCCGCGTCCACGCGCCTGAAGGCGACAGCCTGCGCGTGTCGGCGAGGGTGCATGCGGAAGCCGACGAGGCGCGCGAGCCCGATGCCGACCGCTTCAACGCGATCCTGCGGCGCGTGGCGCTTTTGCTGCCGGGCGCGGTCGATGCGAGCCGCGCGCAGTTCGAGATGCGCACGCATGCCGCGAGCGCCGATGGCTTGCCGCTGGTCGGAAAGACCCGGTTGCGCAACCTGTTCCTGAACACCGCGCCCGGCGCGCACGGCTGGGTGCATGCCTGCGGCGCCGGCAAGTCGATCGCGCGCATCGTGAGCGGCTTGCGGCCGGAACTGTCGTTCGCTTTCACGGGCATGTAGCCCTAGAATCGCGACCACTGCAGGAGAGCGGGCGACGCGAGTCACCCCACCGAAGGCGCAAACTCCCATGAACGCTCAGGTCCACCGGTTTCGATGTCATTGAAACAGGTCACGTACTGCACCTTTTGAAACGCCGTCTGGAGAGCCGTCACGCCATGTGACGCACCGAAGGAGCAACTGCCGCAGGCCGATTCCTGCAGCACGAATCTCTCAGGTACCAAGGACAGGGGGAGCGGCAATCCACCTTCAAAAGGTTCTCCCATGCGCGTGATCGTTCTCGGCGCCGGCTTGCTCGGCGTCACCTCGGCCTATTACCTCCAGCAACTCGGCCACGAAGTCACGGTGATCGATCGGCAGGCCACGCCGGCTGCCGAAACCAGCTTCGCCAACGGCGGGCAGATCTCCGTCAGTCACGCCGAACCCTGGGCCAACCCGAGCGCACCGCTCAAGGTGCTGCAGTGGCTCGGCAAGGAAGATGCGCCACTGCTGTTCCGCATCCGCGCCGACATGCGGCAGTGGCTGTGGGGCCTGCAGTTCCTGCGCGAATGCACGCCGGCGCGCACGAAGCACAACATCGAGCAGATCGTGCGCCTGGGCACCTACAGCCGCGACATGCTGCAGGCGCTGCGCCGCGACGCCGGCATCGCGTACCACGAGCGTGCGCAGGGCATCCTGCACTTCTACACGACGCAAAAGGAGTTCGACGGCGCGCTCAAGCCGGCCGAGCAGATGCGCGCACTCGGTTGCGAACGCACCGTGATCTCGGCCGACGAAGCCGTTCGGATCGAGCCCGCGCTCGCGCACATTCGTCCGCAACTGGCCGGTGCCACCTACACGGCGGAAGACGAATCGGGCGATGCGAACCGCTTCGCGCGCGAGCTGGTCAAGCTGTGCGAGACGGCCGGCGTCAAGTTCCTGATGAGCCACACCGTCACCGCGATTCGCGAAGCCGGCGGCCGCATCGAACACGTCGAAGCCACCGACAACGAAGGCCGCTTCCAGCGCATCGTGGGCGATGCCTACGTGCTCGCGATGGGCTCGCTCAGCCCGATCTACGCCCAGCCGCTCGGCATCCGCCTGCCGATCTATCCGGCCAAGGGCTACTCGGTGACGATGCCGGTGAAAGACGCCTCCAGGGCGCACCAGGTCTCGCTGACCGACGACGAGTTCAAGCTCGTCTTCTCGCGCTACACCGACGAACACGGCGACCGCCTGCGCATCGCCGGAACGGCCGAGCTCAACGGCTACGACCGCGACCTGAACCGGGTGCGCTGCGAGGCCATCGTGCGCCGGGTCGAGGACCTGTTCCCCGGCGCGGGCGACGCCACTCAAGCGCAGTTCTGGACGGGCCTGCGCCCTGCCACGCCGAGCAACGTGCCGCTGATCGGCAAGACGAAGATTCCGAACTTCTTCCTGAACACCGGCCACGGCACGCTGGGCTGGACGCATTCGTGCGGCTCGGGCAAGTCGATCGCGCGCATCGTGAGCGGGCTCGCGCCGGAAGTGGATTTCGCCTTCACCTGAAGCCGGCTAGCCGGCACTTCACGCCGCGCTGCTGCGTTTCGTCGCATCGCGCTGGTGACTGTCGGCCGGCTGCGGGATGGTCGGGTTTCTTCACGCCAAGGAACCCCGCCATGAACCGCTTCCACCTTTTCGCCGCTGCGCTGCTGATGTTGCCGCTCGCGGCCGGCGCCGCCGACCTGCGCGTCGCCGTCAGCGATGGCCCGGCCACGCCGTCGACGCTCTACATCGCGCTCTACGACAGCGCCGCCACTTATGCTGCGACGCAACCGCTGGCCTCACAGACCGCGCCCTTGCGCAACGGCGCCGCGCAAGTCGCCTTCCTCGGACTGCCGCCGGGGCGCTATGCCCTGCGGGCTTTCGCCGATGAGAACGGCAACGGCAAGATGGACGCCAACATGCTCGGCATCCCCACCGAGCGCTACGGCTTCTCCAACGACGCCAGGGGCGTGATGGGCCCGCCGGGCTTCGATGCCGTCGCCCTGCCGGTGGATGCCGCCGACGTCGCGACCACGCTTCACCTGCACTGAGCCGCGTCATGACACGCCGCGAACTGCTTCGCCTGCTGGCCGCCGCCGGCAGCGCCCCGCTCCTCGCCCCCTGGGCCCACGCGCTCGCGCCGGCAGACGACTGGCTCGCCCAGTTCGATGCCGCCACGCCCGACTGGAAAGCCGGTTTCGCCAACCTGTCCGGCGACCTGCCGCCCGTGCGCGCGACCGTGCGCGGACGCTTTCCCGACGCGCTGAGCGGCACCTTCTTTCGCACCGGCCCGGCGGGCCACGAACTCGGCGGCGAGCGCTACCACCACTGGTTCGACGGCGACGGCATGACGCAACGCTTCGCGATCGACCGCGGTGAGGTCGTGCACCAGGGCCGCTTCGTCGCGACGCCCAAACGCGTGGCTGAAGTGCGCGCCGGCCGGCGCCTCACCGAAGCCTTCGGCACCGTGCCGCGCGGATCGACGCCGCCGGATTCGCCCGACAGCATGAACGTCGCGAACATCAGCGTGCTGCCGCTCGGCGGCGAACTGCTCGCGCTGTGGGAAGGCGGTTCGGCCACGCGGCTCGACCCACGCACGCTGGAGACGCGCGGCCTGAAGACCTGGCGACCCGACCTCGCCGGCCTGCCGTTCTCGGCCCACCCGAAGGTCGATCCGGACGGCACCGTGTGGAATTTCGGCGTCGGTTCCGGCAAGGGTTTGCTGGTGCTGTGGGAGGTCGCGCCCGACGGCGCGCTGCGCCGGGCCGACGGCGTGCCGGTGACCGACCTGTCGATGGTCCACGATTTCGCCGTGACCGACCGGCACCTCGTGTTCCTGATGCCACCACTGATCTACGACGCCGAGCGCAAAAAGGCGGGCGCGAGCTTTCTCGATGCCCACGTGTGGCGCCCCGAACTCGGCATGCGCGTGCTCGTCATCGACAAGAAGGACTGGTCGAAACGCCAGACCCTCGCCTTGCCCGCAGGTTTTCTGTTCCACCTGGGCAATGCGTGGTCGGAAGACACGGCCGGCGGCACGGTGATCCACCTCGACTACGTTCGTTCGGCCGACGCCACCTCCGTCTTCACCTCCAGCCGCGAAGTGATGCGCGGCCGGCGGGTGCGCGCACCGGAGCCGCAGCTCACCGTGGTGACGCTGAACCTCGGCACCGGCCTGGCGACGCAAAACGTGTTGCCGCTCGAAGCCGAGTTCCCGCGCATCGATCCGCGGCAGGTGGGCCTGAGGCACCGCCATGTGTTGCACGCGACCGGCGTGCTCGACGCGCGCCCCGGCTTCACCGCGATCGCGCGCACCGACATCGACCGGGGCACCAGCGAGCGCTTCGTGTACGGACCGAACGCGATGGTCGAAGAGCACGTCTTCGTGCCGGACGGGCTAGGCGCCGGATGGGTGCTCGGCACCGTACTCGACCTCGCGCAAAAAAAGACGGTGCTGTCGTGCTTCGCCGCCGACGCACTGGGCAGCGGACCGGTCGCGCAGGCCACCTTGCCCTACGCGCTGCCGCTCGGGCTGCACGGCGTGTTCGTGGCGGCTTGAGACGCCTGCGCCCACCAGCCCAGTCAATCGGTCGTGAAGACGGTCAGCACGCCGGTGTAGCCGTACAGGTGATGGCGTGCGATCTCGCCGGCGGCGAAGAAGCCGGCGAGCGGCACGTCGCCGAGCGCGTGCCGGACGATCTGCAGTTCGGCGCCCGGTGCGCCGAAGTGCGGACCGCCGCGCCCCGAGCAGCTCACGTACACCGCGCCGGCGATGCGCCGCGCGGGGTGCGGCGCGGCTTCGGCGTCGCCGGCCGCCACCGCGCGAGCCACCGCCAGCGTCTGCTCCTCGGGCTCCAGCTCTTCGCGGATTTCCGCGCAGATGCGCATCAGGTCGGCGCGCGCCGCCTGTGCATTGCGCCGGCAGAAGGTCATGCGCGTGCCGGCCTCGACATGTTCGGCGATGGCGATGCCACGCCGCGTCGGGTCGAGCCCGATGATGTGGCGCACCAGCACGTCGGCGCCCAGGTCACCGGTGCGGCGCACGCCGTCGGCACCCGCATCGGCCAGGCCGACCAGCGTGGCGCGCACGGCCTCGATCGCTTCCTGGGGGCGCTCGAGCGACACCTGCAGATCGTCGAGCAGCACGTCGAGCGCCGCGACGCCGTCGATCTTCAGAATCAGGTTGCCGTCCGCTTCGGTAATCTCGCGCTGGCGCGGCGCACCGCTGCGGGAAAACGGCTGACAGCCCTGGGTGACGCGCGACACCACGCGAACGCCTTCACCGAACACCACGCCCGACAGACCGCCCGAGAACACCCCGCCGGCGGCGCCGTGGCCCTTGATGTTCCCGTTGCCGCCGACTGCGAATTGCAGCGCGCCCTCGCGCCCCGAAGACAAGCCGCCGAACAGGTAGCCCGTGTCGGTGCGGCCTGCCATCTCGCCGATCAGTTCGGAGAGTTCGGGCGTCGCCGGGTCGGCGTGCACCAGCGCCGTGTGCGCCTCGAAGCCGGCCATCTCGGCGCTGCCCAGCGGCGCGACGCCGGAGAACACGCGGTATTGATCGCTCGGCAGCGCGCAGAGCATCAGGCTGATGCCGGGCTCGTCGAAGTACTCGGCGTTGTTGGCGGCCACGCCGATGCCGACCGTGCCAGACCAGTCGGTCACCTCGGGCAGCTCGGCGCTCAGGTGGTCGAGGATGTCCTGCGCCTCGCCAGCGTAGTGGTCGGTGATGTAGAGCAGGCCCAGCGTGGGCGACGACGCGTACTCGGGCAGCGCCATCTGCGCGCGCAGCTGCGCAAGCACGAGGCCCGCCGCCATGCGCCATTGCGGATGGGTGGCGTGGCCGGAGGGGAACAATTTCATGGATTCAGCGTTTGGAGGCCGGTCGCTTGCGCGCGGCAGTGGATGTTTTGGCGGGCGCCTTCTTCGCAGTCGCGCGCTTTCGGGCGACGGGTGCCGTTTTCTCGGCAGCGGCAGGCATCTTGAGGTGGGCGGCGTCCTGCAACGCCGATGCGGCGATCTGCTGGAACTGCTGGGTGAGCGAGCCCCACCACTTGAGCGGATCGACCACGCCGGGGGCGGCCGGTTCGGCCGTCTTGTGCATATCGGCTGATTTCGCCTCGGGTTCGGCTTGCGGCTCGGGTTCCGGTTCGGGCGCGGGCGTCGTCGCTGCAGCCGGTGCGGCGGCCCGCGTGAACGCGCTCGCGATGTCTTCCATGCGCACGTTCATGCCCCGCAGCGTGGAGAGCGTCATCTTCTGCACTTCGAGCGCCTGGATGGTGGCCTTGAGCGCATGGCCGTTTTGTTCGAGCCAGTACTGCACCGTCTTGAGCTCCTGGATGCGCTTGTCGACCTCCTCGACACTGAGCGTCGGCGCGACCCAGTTCGAGAGGCCGGGAATGGCGCTTCCGCTGCCACTGCCGCCACCCGTCGTGAGGTTCTTGAGGAAGTCGAAACCGGGGACGAACTGGCTGAACGCGAAGGGTTTGGCGGTGTCGCTCATGACAAATGTCTCCAGGAGTTTCTTGTCGCGTCAGCTTACTCCAAGGGACCGCGACTGCCCCCTCAGTGCTTGTGGTCCATGGGCATCGCGGCGGCCGTCGCGGGCGCACCGACCGGCAGGGTCAGGTCCATCGAACTCTTCGCGCCTTTGGCGTCTTCGAAACGCAGCGTGAGCGGCACGGTGGCGCCCTTCGGCAATGCGGCTTTCAGGTCCATCAACATGACGTGGTAACCACCCGGCTTGAGTTCGACGGTCTGGCCCGCGGGCAGCGGCAAGCCGTCTTTCAGCGCGCGCATCTTCATGGTGTCGCCGTCCATCTTCATTTCGTGCACTTCGGCCACGCCGGCCGCGGGCGTCGAGACGCCGACCAGCGTGGTCCCGGCCGGCGCGGTGAGTTTCATGAAGGCGCCGGTACCGCTCTGGCCGGGCACCGACTGGCGCACCCAGCCGTCGCGCACCTGCACTGCGGGGGCTTGAGAAAAAGAGGTTGTGGCGCCGGCCAGCAGTGCGCAGGCCGCGATGGTTTTGAGAGCAGTTTTAAAGGTCATCAGTGTCTTTCAGGAAAAGTGCGACTCGAAGTGGCCGCCGGAGTTCAGTGATCCGAAAGCGAGCGACCCTTTCAATGCACATGCCCCTGTGCAGCGGCCGCCGCGCCGTCGGGCGCGCCGACCGGCACGTCGACCTCGCGTGTGCTGTCGGCGCCCTTCGCGTCCTTGAAGCGCAGCGTCAGCGGCACGGTCGCGCCCTTGGGCATCGGCTGCTTCAGGTCCATCAGCATCACGTGGTAGCCGCTCGGCTTGAGTTCGATCACTTGCCGCGGCGGCAACTCGAGGCCGCCCTGCACCGCGCGCATCTTCATGGTGTCGCCCTCCATCTTCATTTCGTGCACCTCGGCGACGCCCGCGGCCGGCGTCGAGACGCCGACGAGGCGGGCGCCCGACGGGGCGCTGAGCGTCATGAAGGCGCCGGTGCCGCTCTGTCCGGCGACGGTCGGCCGGATCCAGGCGTCCTTGATGTCGACGGCCGCGACGCCGGGCGCCAGCACATCGAGGCGCGCGGCCGGGAAGGCGAGCTTTTCGCTGGCGGCGCCGGTGGGCAGTTGCGCCCAGTCGGCACTGCCGGTGTCGCAGCTTTGCAGCACCTTGAAGTACAGCGGTCCCGGCGTGGCGGTGAGCTTGCCGCGCACGATGAATTCCGCGCGCTCGGCGCCCGGCAAGGCAGTAGCCGGACTGTCAGCCGTCCAGCGCACTTCGCCGTCGCCGGACCGCTGCACCTCGAGCTTCCAGCCTTTGCGCGCCTGCGCATCGGTCAGCGTGAAACCACGAGGCAGGCGCACCGACACGCCGGTGGTGGCTGCGGCGTCCTTGCAGGCATGGCCGACGCGGAAGGCGGCTTCGTAGTCGGTGCCGGCCGTGGCACCGCCGGGCGGCAGGGTGATGTGCGCGGTCGCACTGCCGGCAGCGGCCAGGACGGCGGTGGCGGCGAGCGCCTGGCGGATGAAAAGTCGCGTCATGTCAGTTCCTTCGGGTCGGGTCACAGGTCCCACCGCAGCTCGGCGGTGTAGGTGCGCTGCGGATAGGGATGGAAATTCCAGTACTTGTCGTTGTTCGCGTTGTCGATGCCGACGGCGGCCGACCACTGCTTGCTGATCTGGTAGCGCGCGCGCAGGTCGACGGTGAAATACTTGCTCGCGCCGAAGTACGCGTTGGCGTTGACGTCGCTGTTGTCCAGGTTCGAGTACTGCTTGCCGCTGTAGCGCGCCGCGACGGTGAGGGCCCAATGCGCATCGGGCCGGTAGGTCGCGAACAGCGTCGAGCGCCATTGCGGCACGCGCGGCTGCCACTTGCCGACGCTGGCCGGGAAGGCCGCGTTCGCCACGGTCTTCGAATTGGCGTAGGTCAGGCTGCCGCCGAGGTCGAGCCCCTTCATGAGCACGTCCTGCCCCGTGTAGGCCAGCTCGATGCCAGTGGTGCGCACCTTGTCGATGTTCTGCACGCGCGAAACGGTCGAGTTGGGGATGAGCTGGTTGAAAAGGGCGTCCTTCGTGGTTTCGTGGAACAGCGTGGCGCGGGCGAGGCCACTGCCCAGGTCTTTTTCCAGCGACAACTCGCCGGTCCACGACTTCTCGGGCTTCAGGTTCGGGTCGTTGATGAACGACAGCGCACCGCCGCTGGTCGCGCCGTACAGCTCGCCGACCGTCGGATAGCGCACCGCGCGGCCGAGCGACGCCTTGAGCACGGTGTCGTCGGCCAGCTGGTAGGCCAGCGCGGCCTTGGGCGAGGCGTCGGACTCGCTGCGCGCGGCGTAGCGCTGGAGCGACGTGGCGGTCGAGGTGAACCCATCGGTCGCCTTCCAGGCCTCGTAGCGCAGGCCGAGCACGGCCTTCCACTTCGGCGCGAAGGCCCAGCTGTCCTGCGCCCAGGCGCTGACCGTTTCGGAACGGCCGCCGACGTTGCTCACCGGCGACCACGGATTGGCCGGGCCGTCGAGCCAGCTGCCGATCACGTTCTTCTTCGCGATCGCGAGCTTGTAGGCGTCGCGGCCGATGCCGAAGTCGACGATGTGGGCGCCGCCGAGGCCCTGCGGCCGCCAGGTGCCGCGGGCGGCGAGCGTGTTCCAGCCGGTGCCGCCCTGGTCTTGTAGCGTGCCGGCGCCGCCGACGGACGCGAGCGGCAGTGCCACGGTGGGGGCGCGCTGCTGGTCCTTCGAATAGTCGTAGAGGCTCGCGGCCACTTCCCAGTCGAACACGCCCTGCGTATGGCTCTTGACCGAGAGCCCGTGCATGGTGTGGGTCTGCGTGTCGTTGGTGAGCGGAAACGCGGTCGGCGCGAGCGTGAAGCTGCGCCCGCCGATGTTGACCGGCCCGCTGAACACCGGCTGGCCGCTGGCGTTGCGCAGGTAGCTGTCGGGCCGCCCTTCGGACGTGTTCTGCCACCAGCCCAGCGTGTAGGTCGCGCGCACGGTGGACGAGAAGTCGTAGGCCAGCTTGAGCTTGGCGTGGTCCTGAACCGTGTGGTACGCCGTGCCGCTGCCGAGCAGGTACCAAGGCGTGTGGGTGGTGTTGAGCCCGGGCACCGCGCCGGCCACCGGCGTGCCGCGTGCGCCGGCGATGCCGGAGGCCAGCGTCGCGGTCGTGAAGGTCAGCGGCTGGCCGTGGCTGTTGGTGCGGTTCACATCGATCCACCAGGACCAGTCGCCGCTTTGGCTGCCGAGCGACGCGCTGGTCTGCCAGGCGTTGTAGATCTTGCTCGCGCCGTAGAGGTCGTTGGGCTGTGACGAGTAGCCGGCCTTCACGTGCGCTTCGAGCTTTGTCGGCATGCGCGTCACGTAGTCGACCACGGCACCGGCCGAGTTGCCCGGGTACGCCGCCGAGAACGGCCCGTACATCACGTCGACCCGCTCGATTTCCTCGGGTGTGACCAGGCCCCAGCGCGGCGCGTAGTTGGTGCCGTTGGCGATGCCGTTGCCCAGGTAGTTCGACAGGAGGATGCCGTCGGCATACACCGCCGAGCGGGCGCTGTTGCCGGTGCCCGAGGCGCGCGTCGACAAGATCGCGTGGTTGTAGTCGCCGATGTAGCGCTTGCGCACCAGCAGGCTGGGCAGGTACTTGAGCGCGTCTTCGCTGTCGGTCGCATTGATGCGCGTCTCGATCTCCTCGCGCGTCACGCCTTCGATGGTGGTCGGGATCTGCGTGGGCAGCGAGGTCGGACGGCTGCCGGTGACGGTGACGACGCCGAGCGAGCGGGTCATGCCGGAATCATCCGGCGTCTTGTCTTGCGCCCAGGTCACGGAGGCGGGGGCGCCGAAAGCCATGGCAAGCGCCAGGGCGAGGGGTGTTCTTCTCACGGGAAACTCCTGAAATCTTCAAGCCGAATCGGCCGAGCGCACGCACCGGGGCGCGCGCTGCGAAAAAGAAAGCGTCAGGAGAAAGCGGGAGGCCCGCGCGCCGGCAAGGGCGCTGCGGTGGCCGCGGCGATGCGCGCGGCGGGGATCGATTGAACGGCGCGCGCCAGCGGCTGCAGCGTCGGCACGTCGGCCAGCGGGGTGGCTGGCGGCGGCGCGCCGGTCAGCACGCACAGCGGGCAGTCCATGTGCGAGGCGCCCATTTCCTGCGCGCCGTCGTCGGTCTGCACGATCACCTTGACCGCGCCGGCCGCCGAGCACACAAGTTCCATGGCCT
Proteins encoded:
- a CDS encoding TonB-dependent receptor, whose protein sequence is MRRTPLALALAMAFGAPASVTWAQDKTPDDSGMTRSLGVVTVTGSRPTSLPTQIPTTIEGVTREEIETRINATDSEDALKYLPSLLVRKRYIGDYNHAILSTRASGTGNSARSAVYADGILLSNYLGNGIANGTNYAPRWGLVTPEEIERVDVMYGPFSAAYPGNSAGAVVDYVTRMPTKLEAHVKAGYSSQPNDLYGASKIYNAWQTSASLGSQSGDWSWWIDVNRTNSHGQPLTFTTATLASGIAGARGTPVAGAVPGLNTTHTPWYLLGSGTAYHTVQDHAKLKLAYDFSSTVRATYTLGWWQNTSEGRPDSYLRNASGQPVFSGPVNIGGRSFTLAPTAFPLTNDTQTHTMHGLSVKSHTQGVFDWEVAASLYDYSKDQQRAPTVALPLASVGGAGTLQDQGGTGWNTLAARGTWRPQGLGGAHIVDFGIGRDAYKLAIAKKNVIGSWLDGPANPWSPVSNVGGRSETVSAWAQDSWAFAPKWKAVLGLRYEAWKATDGFTSTATSLQRYAARSESDASPKAALAYQLADDTVLKASLGRAVRYPTVGELYGATSGGALSFINDPNLKPEKSWTGELSLEKDLGSGLARATLFHETTKDALFNQLIPNSTVSRVQNIDKVRTTGIELAYTGQDVLMKGLDLGGSLTYANSKTVANAAFPASVGKWQPRVPQWRSTLFATYRPDAHWALTVAARYSGKQYSNLDNSDVNANAYFGASKYFTVDLRARYQISKQWSAAVGIDNANNDKYWNFHPYPQRTYTAELRWDL
- a CDS encoding DUF2946 family protein, producing MPAFLRHSRFLALVGRVVLTWFVLSLGVAVASPVVKPQAMELVCSAAGAVKVIVQTDDGAQEMGASHMDCPLCVLTGAPPPATPLADVPTLQPLARAVQSIPAARIAAATAAPLPARGPPAFS